In Moorena sp. SIOASIH, the genomic window CCTGCATGTCGGCGTGGTCAGAAGTTACCGCATTCAGAGGGTCGCCTTTATGGTTAGCAGGCTATGCAGATGCATGGTTAAAACTTATTGATTAAGAGCTGATTCGTAAACTCGCTGTAATCCTTGTAGGATAAGCTTTTCACCAAAATAAAACCTTTGAACTATTGAAGAGCCAAAAGACAATCATAGCAAGGCTTTCAGACTTATTAAGATTTACTTTACGAATTAGCTCTAAGGCGACCCTCTGATCAGGTTTCGTCTCCCGGATGAATGGCGGACAGGAGCTTTGATACTTTGTTATCGTCTATTATAATGAAAATAGTAGGGTAATAAAATTAAGAGCTAACCGCCACCTACTAGCATTAATAGAACTTTTTTGTATTGTTCCGGCGCGGAGGGGCATCCCGTGTCGTCAATAAAGCTTGCCGAGTATCCTAACCGTTGGGTGGAGTTGGCAAGAAGCCTACACTGACTATTAGAGTTCAGTGTAGGAGTATGTCACTATGTCACATCGATGTTGCTCAGATGAGTACCGATCATGCGATCGCGCCATTTTAGTAGAGAAAACTCGTGCTTGACCTAAAGCAAATTCGGGAAAATCCACAAAAGGTTCAAGAACTACTAGACCGACGTAGTATCAATCAATATGACCTACAACCTATCCTGGAACTGAATCAGCGTCAGCGGGAGCTGGAAACATCCCGCACCCAGTTGCAGGCTCGTAGTAATGAAATTGGTAAGCTGATTGGTCAAAAAATCAAATCGGGTAGTCCTCCACAAAGCCCAGAAATTCAGTCGCTCAAGGAAGAGGGTAACCAAATCAAAACTAAGTTGAGCGAACTGGAACCCGAAGAAAAAGACCTAAAAGACCAGCTGAACACCCTCTTGCTATCCCTGCCCAACTTGCCCTGCGAATCCACACCGATTGGCAAGAGTGAAGCCGAAAATGTGGAAGTCCATCGCTGGGGTGATGAGTACATTCCCAAGGATTTCCCGATTCTCCCCCATTGGGACATTGCCGAAAAACTTGGCATTCTTAACTTTGAGCGAGGGGTGAAAATCGCTCAGAGTCGATTTGTGACATTGATCGGGGCTGGTGCTGCTTTGGAACGAGCACTGATTAACTTCATGCTTGACCAACAAATTGCTGCTGGCTATACCGAAGTGATGCCACCGGTACTGATCAACAGTGAATCCCTAACCGCTACCGGTCAGTTGCCTAAGTTTGCCGAGGACAGCTTCAAGTGCTCTGATGATGATTTGTGGTTAGCACCCACAGCAGAAGTGCCATTGGTCAATCTCTACCGAGACGAAATCCTCGAAGCATCCCAACTTCCCATTAATCTCTGTGCCTTCACCCCCTGCTTTCGCCGGGAAGCGGGTAGCTATGGAAGGGATACCCGGGGTCTAATTCGACTACACCAGTTTAATAAAGTTGAGCTAGTGAAAATTGTTGAGCCGAGTACTTCCTCCGAAGAGCATCAGAAGCTGCTTAAGAATGCTGAGGCGATCTTGGAAACCTTGAAATTACCCTACAGGACTGTAGAACTGTGTACAGGGGATATAGGTTTCTCAGCCGCTACAACCTATGACCTAGAAGTTTGGCTGCCTTCGCAAAGGACATATCGGGAAATTTCCAGTTGCTCCAATTGCTTTGATTTCCAGGCACGGCGGGGTAGGATTCGTTTCAAAGAGTCCGGGAAAAAAGGCACTAACTTTGTTCATACTCTCAATGGCTCAGGATTGGCAGTAGGGCGTACTATGTCAGCCATTCTGGAAAATTATCAGCAACCCGATGGAACGGTTAAGATACCAGAGGCTCTACAGCCTTATATGGGGCGAGATTTGTTGTAATACCATTAGCTTAAATTCTAGGTATTAGGTGTTAGGTATTAGGTGTTAGGTATTAGGTGTTAGGTATTAGGTGTGAGATATTAGGTGTTAGGTATAACAAGCACAGCACAGTTGACTGTTAGGTATAACAAGCACAGCACAGTTGACTGTTAGGTATAACAGGCACAGTTGACTGTTAGGTATAACAGGCACAGTTGACAGCCTCTGTGCTTGACTTGGGGCGCTTCATACCCTTGCCAGAACCCGCTTAGCCTAGAGCCTAGAGCCTAGACCCTAAAACCTAGAGCCTAGAGCCTAGAGCCTAGAACCTAATTGCAATGCCTATACAATAGAAAAATGAAGTTAACATTACATTAAATAAATTCTTCACTTATATGTCAATTTTGGCGGCGATTGCAGTTTTGGCAGTCTTGATTCTTGTTCACGAGCTGGGTCATTTTATGGCAGCTCGTCTGCAAGGAATCTATGCCAATCGCTTTTCTCTTGGCTTTGGTCCAATTCTCTGGAAATATCAGGGTCCAGAAACTGAGTATGCAGTGCGAGCGATTCCCCTAGGGGGGTTTGTGGGTTTTCCTGATGATGACCCCGATAGCGATATTCCTCCCAATGATCCCAATTTGCTCCGCAACCGACCGATTCTAGACCGGGCAATTGTGATTAGTGCTGGTGTCATTGCTAACTTAGTCTTTGCTTACTTCCTCCTTGTGGCTCAGGTAGGAATGGTTGGCATCTCCCAATTCAACTACCAACCGGGTGTGGTAGTGCCTAAACTTGCCCCAGAAAGCAGTTTAGTGGCTACAGAAGCAGGCCTTAAACCAAGAGACATAATTCTCGCCGTAGATGGTCAAGGGTTGGAAGCAAACCCGGAAGGGATTACTTTCCTGATGAAAGCGATTCAAAATCATCCCAACCAGCCCCTCGAAATGCGGATTCAGCGTCAAAAACAAACGCTACTGTTAAAGGTGATTCCGGAACCAGGGATAGATGGGAAAGGAAAAATTGGTGTACAACTGTCTCCCAATGGGGAGGAAGTGCGTCAACGTGCTGGTAGTTTGCTGGAGGTATTCAGTCGTGGTGCCGAAGAATATCAACGCATTACAGTCTTAACCCTGCAAGGCTTTGGTCAGCTACTGAGTAATTTTGGCGAAACGGCGGAACAAGTGTCTGGTCCAGTGGCAATTGTGGCGATTGGAGCCGATATTGCTCGTTCCAACGCTGTCAATCTTTTACAGTTTGCAGCTCTGATTAGTATCAATCTAGCGATTATTAATATCTTGCCCCTACCAGCCCTTGATGGTGGTCAGTTGGCTTTCTTACTGATTGAAGGACTTCGAGGTAAGCCCTTGCCCATGGAAGTACAGCAGAATATTATGCAAACTGGGCTAGTGCTGCTTCTGGGTTTAGGTGTTTTCTTGATTATTCGGGATACAGCTAACCTGGTTTGGGTACAAAACTTATTCCAGTAACCCGTGTTTGGTTGTTAGAGGTTACAGGTTACAGGTTATAGGTTACAGGTTGTAGGTTGCAGGTTACAGGTTACAGGTTACAGGTTACAGGTTACAGGTTGTAGGTTGCAGGTTAGAGGTTACAGGTGAGAGGTTACAGGTGAGAGGTTACAGGTTACAGGTTACAGGTTACAGGTTACAGGTTGTAGGTTAAAGGTTACAGGTGAGAGGTTGCAGGTGAGAGGTTCAAAGATTTCTTGACCTAGGTTAGTTTATCCTGTGGGTTTTACTGGTATAGCTTCAGAAGAGATTTACCCTAGATCTTCTCAACATTCAACCTTCCAACCTTCCAACCTTCCAACCTTCCAACCTTCTAACCTTCCAACCTTCCAACCTTCCAACCTTTCAACCTTCCAACCTTCCAACCTTCCAACCTTCCAACCTTCCAACCTTCCAACCTTCTAACCTTCCAACCCATGAGTATTACCCGAAAATGGTCTGCCAAGCAGCAACGATCCCTAGAGATTCTAATTCGCCTTAAGCGACTCTATCCGGAAGCCACCTGCACACTGAATTACGAAACGCCAGTACAGTTACTGGTGGCAACCATTCTTTCTGCTCAATGCACCGATGAACGTGTGAATCAGGTAACACCGGGGTTGTTTCGCCAGTTTCCTGATGCTGTTGCGATCGCTAGTGCTGATATAGAAGTCTTGGAAACTTTAGTGCGCTCTACTGGCTTTTATCGTAATAAGGCAAAAAATATTCAAGGTGCCTGCCGCATGATTGTTAAGGAATACGGTGGTCAGGTACCGAAACAAATGGACAAACTCCTCAAGTTGCCTGGAGTTGCTCGTAAAACCGCCAATGTAGTACTTGCCCATGCCTATGGTATTAACCAGGGAGTCACTGTAGACACTCACGTCAAGCGCCTCAGTCAGCGTCTAGGATTGACAGAACACACTGAGCCCATCAGGATTGAGCGAGATTTAATGGGGCTTTTGCCCCAGGAGGATTGGGAAAACTGGTCTATTCGGCTGATTTATCATGGTAGGGCAATTTGTAAAGCCCGAAAACCTGATTGTGATGCTTGTGTTTTGGCGGACTTATGTGCCAGTGCAGATCTGCCTGAGGTAACGACTACTACAACAGATCGCTGGAAAACTAATTAAGGCGATCGGATAAGATAAAAAGACAGTGTCTTGTTTTAGATATAATTTCGAGAATTAATGGCTAAAAAATCAATGATTGAGCGCGAAAAAAAGCGCAAAAAAATGGTAGAAAAGTACGCAGCTAAGCGGGAGGCGCTCAAGGAAGAGTTTAAAAATGCTGCGACTCAACGAGAAAGGTTAGAGATCCACCGGAAAATACAACAGCTCCCCCGCAACAGCGCCCCCTGCCGTGTGCGGAACCGTTGTTGGGTTACGGGGCGTCCTCGAGGTTACTACCGAGACTTTGGACTATCTCGCCATGTCTTGCGGGAATGGGCACACCAAGGTCTATTGCCAGGTGTGGTTAAATCAAGCTGGTAGGTTAATTGTTTGCAGGTTAACTGGTTGGAGGTTAACTGGTTGGAGGTTAACTGGTTGCAGGTTAACTGGTTGAAGGTTTTAGGTTGTCTGACATACCCGAGTCTACCCTTCGGGTTTTCCTACTTAAGAGGAGCATAGCCACTCTGCCTTGAGCTTCAACGGGCTCTTGCATGACGCTCTGGGAACTTTCAACCTTAAAACCTTGGCCAATAGGCCACGCTACGCGAACAACCTGAAACATCTACTGCCCACAACAGCGGTCAATGCCAAGACTTTGTAAGAGTAGGTCACTGACAGCGTTAGCGATCGCAAATTCGCCGTAAAAACTTTCTCGAAAGTCAAACGACTGCATTTCTGTAACAATAGCAATCACAAGTGAACCCAAATCATTTTCTCCTTCCATCCGTTGACGGACGAAAATCTGGGCGGCTCGTTGTGCAATCGTTTGATTAATTGCTTCTGGCAGAAACTCTTGATCTAGCCATTGCGCAAGAGTTTCTCGTAACCATTCACCTTCCTGCTCAGGATTTGCAGCTGGTGGCAGAGTAATCGCTGGAATTGGTTTCGGTTTAGCCATAAATTAGGTTTGGTGACGGCTAAGCTAAATAGTTTTCTGTTGACATTTGATTCCATGATACTGTCAACACTCAACACTTAACACTCAACACTCAACACTCAACAAACTGATCCTGCTATTTGCTAAGCGCGTTTGTATTTGAGATGTAAACCTGTATGGTCTTTTTTTATTGGACAATAAAACTCCGGATCTATTTCCACTCCTGGAAGGGGTTAGGGGTTGGTTACTCTTGCCTCTTGCCCGCCCCCCTTATTAAGGGGGGTTAGGGGGGATTCCTCTTGCCTCTTGGCCTTTGGGAGTATGTTCACAACCCAGATACAAAAGCGCTTATTAAAGACCAAA contains:
- the rseP gene encoding RIP metalloprotease RseP, which codes for MSILAAIAVLAVLILVHELGHFMAARLQGIYANRFSLGFGPILWKYQGPETEYAVRAIPLGGFVGFPDDDPDSDIPPNDPNLLRNRPILDRAIVISAGVIANLVFAYFLLVAQVGMVGISQFNYQPGVVVPKLAPESSLVATEAGLKPRDIILAVDGQGLEANPEGITFLMKAIQNHPNQPLEMRIQRQKQTLLLKVIPEPGIDGKGKIGVQLSPNGEEVRQRAGSLLEVFSRGAEEYQRITVLTLQGFGQLLSNFGETAEQVSGPVAIVAIGADIARSNAVNLLQFAALISINLAIINILPLPALDGGQLAFLLIEGLRGKPLPMEVQQNIMQTGLVLLLGLGVFLIIRDTANLVWVQNLFQ
- the serS gene encoding serine--tRNA ligase, whose product is MLDLKQIRENPQKVQELLDRRSINQYDLQPILELNQRQRELETSRTQLQARSNEIGKLIGQKIKSGSPPQSPEIQSLKEEGNQIKTKLSELEPEEKDLKDQLNTLLLSLPNLPCESTPIGKSEAENVEVHRWGDEYIPKDFPILPHWDIAEKLGILNFERGVKIAQSRFVTLIGAGAALERALINFMLDQQIAAGYTEVMPPVLINSESLTATGQLPKFAEDSFKCSDDDLWLAPTAEVPLVNLYRDEILEASQLPINLCAFTPCFRREAGSYGRDTRGLIRLHQFNKVELVKIVEPSTSSEEHQKLLKNAEAILETLKLPYRTVELCTGDIGFSAATTYDLEVWLPSQRTYREISSCSNCFDFQARRGRIRFKESGKKGTNFVHTLNGSGLAVGRTMSAILENYQQPDGTVKIPEALQPYMGRDLL
- the rpsN gene encoding 30S ribosomal protein S14, translated to MAKKSMIEREKKRKKMVEKYAAKREALKEEFKNAATQRERLEIHRKIQQLPRNSAPCRVRNRCWVTGRPRGYYRDFGLSRHVLREWAHQGLLPGVVKSSW
- the nth gene encoding endonuclease III; protein product: MSITRKWSAKQQRSLEILIRLKRLYPEATCTLNYETPVQLLVATILSAQCTDERVNQVTPGLFRQFPDAVAIASADIEVLETLVRSTGFYRNKAKNIQGACRMIVKEYGGQVPKQMDKLLKLPGVARKTANVVLAHAYGINQGVTVDTHVKRLSQRLGLTEHTEPIRIERDLMGLLPQEDWENWSIRLIYHGRAICKARKPDCDACVLADLCASADLPEVTTTTTDRWKTN